Proteins from a single region of Choloepus didactylus isolate mChoDid1 chromosome 10, mChoDid1.pri, whole genome shotgun sequence:
- the LOC119505533 gene encoding 60S ribosomal protein L23a-like → MAPKAKKEGPAPPKTEAKAKALKAKRAVLKGVHSHKKKKIRTSPTFRWPKTLHLRRQPKYPRKSAPRRNKLDHYAIIKFRLTTESAMKKTEDNTLVFIVDVEANKHQIKQAVKKLYDIDVAKVNTLIRPDGEKKAYV, encoded by the coding sequence ATGGCGCCGAAAGCGAAGAAGGAAGGCCCTGCCCCTCCCAAAACCgaagccaaagcaaaggctttgaaagccaaGAGGGCAGTACTGAAAGGTGTCCACagccacaagaaaaagaagatccgCACTTCACCTACATTCCGGTGGCCCAAGACTCTGCAtctcagaagacagcccaaatACCCTCGGAAGAGTGctcccaggagaaacaagctggACCACTATGCCATCATCAAGTTCCGCCTGACCACTGAGTCAGCCATGAAGAAGACTGAAGACAACACACTTGTGTTCATCGTGGATGTCGAGGCCAACAAGCACCAGATCAAACAGGCTGTGAAGAAGCTCTATGACATTGATGTGGCCAAGGTCAACACCCTGATCAGgcctgatggagagaagaaggcatatgtttga